A genomic region of Clostridiaceae bacterium contains the following coding sequences:
- the wecB gene encoding UDP-N-acetylglucosamine 2-epimerase (non-hydrolyzing) produces MTIFGTRPDAVKMAPLVKEIGKHDQIESVVCVTAQHRSMLDQVLNIFRIDPQFDLNIMQERQSLEYITIKALEGLSKVLEETKPDIVLVHGDTSTCFVASLAAFYKKIEIGHVEAGLRTFDKYFPFPEEMNRRLAGVLSDLHFAPTLSNKKNLINEGIKEDKIFITGNTVIDALKTTVRKDYIFQNATLQKIDFSKSRILTVTAHRRENLGEPLVNICKALYDLAEKYDDVEIVYAVHLNPAVQETARSILGSHRRVHLIDPLDLEDMHNLMDRSYFILTDSGGIQEEAPALGKPVLVLRNETERPEAVERGTVKLAGTNREKIFNMACQLLEDENEYNKMARAINPYGDGRASERIVNALLYRFGIIDKRPEDFVS; encoded by the coding sequence ATGACAATATTCGGCACCAGGCCTGATGCTGTTAAAATGGCACCCTTGGTGAAGGAAATAGGTAAACATGACCAAATAGAATCTGTTGTATGCGTAACGGCCCAACATAGAAGCATGCTGGACCAGGTACTAAACATATTCAGGATAGATCCTCAGTTTGACTTAAATATTATGCAGGAAAGGCAATCCTTAGAGTACATAACTATCAAGGCTCTTGAGGGTTTGAGCAAAGTCCTTGAAGAAACAAAACCTGATATAGTGCTTGTTCATGGAGACACATCCACGTGTTTTGTAGCAAGTCTTGCAGCTTTTTATAAGAAGATAGAAATTGGCCACGTAGAAGCAGGGTTAAGAACTTTTGATAAATATTTTCCATTTCCTGAAGAAATGAACAGAAGGCTGGCAGGTGTATTATCAGACTTACATTTTGCTCCTACTCTTTCAAATAAGAAAAACCTTATTAATGAAGGAATAAAAGAAGACAAAATATTTATTACGGGAAATACTGTTATAGATGCTTTAAAAACTACTGTAAGAAAAGACTATATCTTTCAGAATGCTACTCTCCAAAAAATTGATTTTTCTAAATCCCGTATTTTAACTGTTACAGCCCACCGAAGAGAAAATCTTGGTGAGCCTTTGGTTAACATTTGCAAAGCACTCTATGACCTGGCGGAGAAATATGACGATGTGGAAATAGTATATGCTGTTCACTTAAATCCAGCAGTACAGGAAACCGCAAGGAGTATTCTTGGATCTCACAGAAGAGTTCATTTAATAGATCCTCTTGATCTGGAAGATATGCATAACCTGATGGACAGGTCCTACTTTATATTAACTGATTCCGGTGGTATTCAGGAAGAAGCCCCGGCTCTTGGGAAACCTGTATTGGTGCTCAGAAATGAAACTGAGAGGCCGGAGGCTGTGGAGAGAGGTACGGTAAAATTAGCAGGTACCAACCGTGAAAAGATTTTCAATATGGCCTGCCAACTGCTGGAAGATGAAAATGAATATAACAAAATGGCAAGGGCAATTAACCCATACGGTGATGGAAGAGCCTCAGAACGTATAGTTAATGCCTTGCTTTATAGATTTGGAATAATTGATAAAAGACCTGAGGATTTTGTTTCGTGA
- the recR gene encoding recombination protein RecR, with amino-acid sequence MDFYASPVAKLIEEFEKLPGIGHKTAQRLAFHILNLSEERALSLSNAIREAKIKTKYCSVCCNLTDSDICSICSNKKRDPSVICVVEDPRDVVAMERTREFKGLYHVLHGAISPMAGIGPEDIKIKELLLRLKDNPNVKEVILATNPNIEGEATAMYISKLLKPLGIKTTRIAHGIPVGGDLEYADEITLAKALEGRREI; translated from the coding sequence ATGGATTTTTATGCATCTCCTGTTGCCAAGCTCATTGAAGAATTTGAAAAGCTGCCCGGAATCGGGCACAAGACCGCTCAGAGGCTGGCTTTTCATATTCTGAATCTTTCGGAGGAAAGAGCTTTAAGTCTATCAAATGCAATAAGGGAAGCAAAAATTAAAACGAAATACTGTTCCGTGTGCTGTAACCTGACGGACTCTGACATATGCAGTATATGCAGTAATAAAAAAAGAGATCCGTCAGTTATTTGTGTGGTTGAGGACCCAAGGGATGTTGTAGCTATGGAACGCACCAGGGAATTTAAAGGGCTATATCATGTGCTGCATGGAGCAATTTCACCTATGGCAGGAATTGGTCCTGAAGATATAAAAATAAAAGAGCTGCTCTTAAGGCTTAAAGATAATCCAAATGTAAAAGAGGTTATTCTGGCAACAAACCCAAATATCGAGGGTGAGGCAACTGCAATGTATATATCAAAGCTTCTCAAACCCCTTGGAATAAAAACTACAAGAATCGCCCATGGCATACCTGTTGGCGGCGATCTTGAATATGCTGATGAGATTACATTGGCCAAAGCCCTGGAAGGCAGAAGAGAGATATAA
- a CDS encoding YbaB/EbfC family nucleoid-associated protein yields the protein MARGGFSGFGGGNINQLMKQAQKMQKDMARLQEELENKTVEVTAGGGAVTVVATGKKEIKEIAIKPEVVDPEDVEMLQDLILAAVNEALRKADELANSEMSKITGGLGNLPGMF from the coding sequence ATGGCACGAGGCGGATTCTCCGGTTTTGGCGGAGGAAATATTAATCAGTTAATGAAACAGGCACAAAAAATGCAAAAAGATATGGCCAGACTTCAGGAAGAATTGGAGAATAAAACTGTAGAAGTAACTGCAGGCGGCGGTGCTGTAACAGTAGTTGCAACAGGTAAGAAAGAAATCAAAGAGATCGCAATAAAACCTGAAGTTGTCGATCCTGAAGATGTTGAAATGCTGCAGGACCTTATCCTTGCTGCAGTAAATGAAGCATTAAGAAAAGCTGATGAACTGGCAAACTCAGAAATGAGTAAAATCACAGGCGGATTAGGAAACCTGCCTGGCATGTTTTAG
- the dnaX gene encoding DNA polymerase III subunit gamma/tau, translated as MSYIALYRKWRPLVFEDVVEQEHVVQTLKNSVKTGRIAHAYLFCGTRGTGKTTMAHIFSRAINCLNPKDGDPCNQCEICTAILSGTLLDVVEIDAASNNSVDNVREIRDEVVYTPSRARYKVYIIDEVHMLSTGAFNALLKTLEEPPQHVVFILATTEPHKLPATILSRCQRFDFRRITIDSIIKRLMLIAEANNLVLNKDAARLIARLSDGALRDAISLLDQCISTGNKEITYKLVMSVVGIAADTFISDIVDYIIDKNVEKLLTNLDKLVQEGLNIARFVSDLISYYRNMLICSVSDNPEHIIETYPEALEKLKRQSQNYSVNEISAIIQELSSLEGRLKWANNPRIILEVSLIKICQGLDYSFDSENNFNNMTKKTNESLKAGNALPEDSNDRNNILLRRISELEKKVEELTIKLRSEKLPHESHENHIPQDIQEKTVSPKNSRKSSGKKAASLENDKEDLKPSHDSNISENLSEVWNSIIKQLFSLGKVFLYTHLLDTKAVKLDGSTIGIVFPRDKSSLKNAVNTHENLQAISNLLSKGLEKEIRIKLLDQDDYEKKLEKKEKHDKDDHYQEKIKEVSEKLKIPVDKINIIDG; from the coding sequence ATGTCTTACATTGCTCTTTATAGAAAATGGAGACCTCTTGTTTTTGAGGATGTAGTTGAACAGGAGCATGTGGTGCAAACCCTGAAAAACAGCGTTAAAACCGGCAGGATTGCTCATGCTTATCTTTTCTGCGGAACAAGAGGCACCGGCAAAACCACCATGGCGCATATATTTTCAAGGGCAATTAACTGCCTTAATCCTAAAGATGGTGATCCCTGCAATCAGTGTGAAATTTGTACTGCCATACTTTCCGGCACCTTGCTGGATGTTGTGGAAATCGACGCTGCTTCAAACAACAGTGTTGACAATGTTAGAGAAATCAGGGATGAAGTAGTATATACGCCTTCACGGGCAAGATATAAAGTGTATATTATAGATGAAGTACATATGCTTTCTACAGGTGCCTTTAATGCTCTGTTAAAAACCCTTGAAGAACCTCCCCAACATGTTGTGTTTATTCTTGCAACTACAGAACCTCACAAACTTCCCGCAACAATATTGTCCCGCTGTCAGAGGTTTGATTTCAGAAGAATTACTATAGACAGCATTATAAAAAGGTTAATGTTGATAGCAGAAGCTAATAATCTTGTTCTCAATAAAGATGCAGCAAGACTTATTGCCCGTTTATCCGACGGAGCTCTCAGGGATGCTATAAGTCTGTTGGACCAATGTATTTCAACCGGTAATAAGGAAATTACCTATAAGCTTGTTATGTCAGTTGTAGGAATTGCCGCTGATACATTTATTTCAGATATAGTTGATTATATAATTGATAAGAACGTGGAAAAACTGTTGACAAACCTGGATAAATTAGTTCAGGAAGGTTTAAATATAGCCCGGTTTGTATCTGACCTTATCAGCTACTACAGAAACATGCTTATTTGTTCTGTTTCGGATAATCCGGAGCATATAATCGAAACATACCCAGAAGCCCTGGAAAAATTGAAAAGGCAGTCCCAAAATTACTCTGTTAATGAGATATCTGCCATAATACAAGAACTCTCTTCCCTGGAAGGAAGATTAAAGTGGGCTAACAATCCCAGAATTATACTTGAAGTTTCCTTAATAAAAATTTGCCAGGGACTTGATTATTCTTTTGACTCAGAAAATAATTTTAATAATATGACTAAGAAAACAAATGAGAGTTTAAAAGCAGGTAATGCTTTACCGGAGGACAGTAATGACAGAAATAATATCTTGCTTAGAAGAATATCCGAGCTGGAAAAAAAGGTTGAAGAATTAACTATTAAACTTCGCTCTGAAAAATTGCCTCATGAATCACATGAGAATCATATACCACAAGATATACAGGAAAAAACCGTTTCACCAAAAAATAGCAGAAAAAGTAGCGGGAAAAAAGCTGCTTCTTTGGAAAATGATAAAGAAGATTTAAAACCTAGCCATGATTCCAATATTTCTGAAAATTTATCTGAGGTGTGGAACAGTATAATTAAGCAATTATTCAGCCTTGGAAAAGTATTTCTATATACTCACCTGCTGGATACAAAAGCAGTTAAACTAGACGGCAGTACTATTGGTATAGTATTCCCAAGGGACAAATCTTCTTTAAAAAATGCCGTAAATACTCATGAAAACCTGCAGGCAATAAGTAATTTACTGAGTAAAGGCTTGGAAAAAGAAATCAGAATAAAACTGCTCGACCAGGATGATTATGAAAAAAAGCTTGAAAAGAAAGAAAAACATGATAAGGATGATCATTATCAGGAAAAAATTAAAGAAGTGTCAGAAAAGCTCAAGATCCCGGTAGACAAAATTAATATAATTGATGGATAA
- the galU gene encoding UTP--glucose-1-phosphate uridylyltransferase GalU has protein sequence MYEYRQKEENNLRKVRKAIIPAAGLGTRFLPATKAQPKEMLPIVDKPTIQYIIEEAIASGIEDIIIVTGRGKRAIEDHFDKSYELEDILNRKGEKHLLELVQDISNLVNIYYIRQKEPRGLGHAIYCTKTFIGDEPFAVLLGDDIVDSEVPCLKQMLEVYEKYDTSVVGVQKVPKEDVSKYGIVDCIEVEERVYKISDMVEKPDKDNAPSDIAILGRYIISPKIFEYLENAEPGKGGEIQLTDALRSLLKDEEMYAYNFIGKRYDVGNKLGFLEANVEFALKREDLREDFSRYLKQLTNKFNTSI, from the coding sequence ATGTATGAATACAGGCAAAAGGAGGAGAATAACTTGAGGAAAGTACGCAAAGCTATCATTCCGGCTGCAGGACTTGGAACCAGATTCTTACCTGCAACAAAGGCTCAGCCTAAGGAAATGCTTCCAATAGTGGACAAGCCTACAATCCAGTATATTATAGAAGAAGCTATAGCTTCCGGGATAGAAGATATAATTATTGTTACAGGAAGAGGGAAAAGAGCTATAGAAGATCATTTTGATAAATCTTACGAGTTGGAGGATATTCTTAACAGAAAAGGTGAAAAACACTTGCTTGAGCTGGTACAGGATATATCCAATCTTGTGAACATATACTACATAAGACAGAAAGAGCCACGGGGATTAGGACACGCAATATATTGCACTAAAACCTTTATAGGAGATGAACCTTTTGCTGTATTGTTGGGAGATGATATAGTAGATTCCGAAGTACCTTGTCTTAAACAAATGTTAGAAGTTTATGAGAAATATGATACTTCTGTTGTGGGAGTGCAGAAAGTTCCCAAAGAAGATGTTTCAAAATATGGCATAGTAGATTGTATTGAAGTTGAGGAAAGAGTTTATAAGATATCAGATATGGTAGAGAAACCTGATAAGGATAATGCTCCTTCGGATATTGCCATATTGGGCAGGTACATAATAAGCCCCAAAATTTTTGAATACCTGGAAAATGCTGAACCCGGAAAAGGGGGAGAAATCCAGCTTACAGATGCTTTGAGAAGTCTATTGAAAGATGAAGAAATGTATGCCTATAATTTTATTGGTAAAAGATATGATGTAGGTAATAAGTTAGGATTTTTGGAAGCCAATGTTGAATTTGCCCTAAAGAGGGAAGACTTAAGAGAGGATTTTTCAAGGTATTTAAAACAATTAACCAATAAGTTTAACACCTCAATATAG
- a CDS encoding phosphodiester glycosidase family protein — protein MNYRRKRTITIILSLLLLFWTLIVPAYAESDFRVIYETVNYQTITSGVTYENITRFTVEGWLNINVIRVDLSNENIEIDTLANTDSLNKLTSTKTLAESRGAVAAINASFFTPTGNGTGYPDGPIVESGKIISSTSEYNLYGNYMASFSLDSFNNAFYDFWKSSISLLVPEGEPIAVGQFNKPSRVQYKDYTVIDRRWSDTSIGASEEYPDIVEMVVIEGKVVEFRQGQPPIPMPENGYVVVTREQGGIRLMECFKPGDDVELSITTTPDWNNYKMSVTGSSILVKDGKIPDKFSFDLPYISKRQPRTAIGTSKDGKQLILVTVDGRQNSSIGLTQLETARLMLDLGAYNAINFDGGGSTTMVGRPLGSNNLKVLNSPSDGIVRTISTAIGIFSIAPPGPLAGLVIESEDENVFVNTSRAFTVKGYDKYFNPVSVDPSLVSWSVSGISGNFKDNVLYPQSVGEGTVTARVGDISVSANISSLSSPVKLVLERKEIKLSTNQTQKINITGFNKNGFKAKISPEDVNWFVTDDLGEFNNGIFTAKKPGTGYISASIGNIHSYCALTVISEENIIADYFENLNGSFISYPSYVTGEYELSSEHVRTGNYSGRLAYNFTESEETQAAYLVFSNDGIPLEPRISKIGVWVYNSSINSNWLRAEIIDSSGKKHLVSLSQNMDWTGWKYVEASLDNINSPALLTRLYIAKVHPIADSGSIFFDNLNLVYSITPQTDFIEIPEDTVYIDEDNVSEIYQATPGSFRFSVFGQSRNTCNLLENILVARLNEKINKYIDYGVFVGNYSQEASLAIEKPLLPSGSGYASVDIESTRFIRLDTSKGGLRATDPEQWFWLYDQLESFNGNNIMIFLESSPNYFNDNLEAGLFKETLTEYRKKTLKNIWVFFKGQKNESYMERGIKYISTAGFDIEDLKPDNADQVKYVLVTVKGNRVIYEFKPIL, from the coding sequence ATGAATTACAGAAGAAAAAGAACTATAACTATTATTTTATCATTATTACTTTTGTTTTGGACTCTTATTGTCCCTGCATATGCGGAATCTGATTTCCGTGTCATTTATGAAACAGTTAATTATCAAACAATTACATCAGGAGTTACCTATGAAAACATAACCCGCTTCACTGTTGAAGGATGGCTGAATATTAATGTAATACGAGTGGACTTATCAAATGAAAACATTGAAATTGACACATTAGCAAATACCGATTCTCTTAATAAGTTAACTTCCACAAAGACTCTGGCTGAATCAAGAGGAGCAGTGGCTGCTATAAATGCCAGTTTCTTTACTCCTACAGGAAATGGAACCGGTTATCCAGACGGTCCTATAGTTGAGTCAGGCAAGATTATTTCGTCTACCAGTGAATACAACCTGTATGGGAATTATATGGCATCCTTTTCCCTGGATAGTTTTAATAATGCTTTTTATGACTTTTGGAAAAGCAGTATTTCTCTGCTGGTTCCGGAGGGTGAGCCAATAGCTGTCGGGCAATTTAACAAACCAAGTAGAGTTCAGTATAAAGATTATACGGTTATTGACCGTAGATGGAGTGATACTTCAATTGGTGCCAGCGAGGAATACCCTGATATAGTTGAAATGGTTGTAATTGAAGGCAAAGTAGTTGAATTCCGCCAGGGCCAGCCACCCATTCCCATGCCGGAAAACGGATATGTGGTGGTAACAAGGGAACAAGGCGGAATCAGGCTCATGGAATGTTTTAAGCCTGGTGATGATGTTGAGTTAAGCATTACTACAACACCTGACTGGAATAACTATAAAATGTCAGTTACGGGAAGTTCAATACTGGTTAAAGACGGTAAGATACCAGATAAGTTTTCATTCGATTTGCCCTATATTTCTAAACGTCAGCCGAGAACTGCCATTGGTACCTCTAAAGACGGAAAGCAATTAATACTGGTTACTGTTGATGGCAGGCAGAACAGCAGTATAGGTTTGACTCAGCTTGAAACAGCACGCCTCATGCTTGACCTGGGTGCTTATAATGCTATAAATTTTGACGGGGGAGGTTCAACTACTATGGTTGGAAGGCCCCTTGGATCAAATAACCTGAAAGTTCTCAACAGTCCTTCAGATGGTATTGTCAGAACTATATCCACAGCCATCGGCATCTTTTCAATTGCTCCTCCTGGACCATTGGCCGGCCTGGTTATCGAATCGGAAGATGAGAATGTTTTTGTAAATACTTCCAGGGCATTTACGGTGAAGGGATATGATAAATATTTCAATCCTGTTTCCGTTGACCCTTCTCTGGTAAGCTGGAGTGTTTCAGGTATATCAGGTAATTTTAAGGATAATGTATTATATCCGCAATCTGTTGGTGAAGGTACAGTTACAGCAAGAGTAGGAGATATTTCTGTCTCTGCCAATATTAGTTCCTTAAGTTCACCCGTAAAATTGGTACTGGAACGGAAAGAAATTAAGCTATCTACTAACCAGACTCAGAAAATTAACATCACTGGTTTTAACAAGAACGGATTTAAAGCTAAAATTTCACCAGAAGATGTTAACTGGTTTGTGACTGATGACTTAGGTGAGTTTAATAATGGAATATTTACTGCAAAAAAACCTGGAACAGGATATATCAGTGCTTCCATAGGTAATATTCATTCCTATTGCGCATTGACGGTAATTTCTGAAGAGAATATAATCGCCGATTATTTTGAGAACTTAAATGGTTCATTCATTTCTTATCCTAGTTATGTTACCGGAGAATATGAACTTTCTTCTGAGCATGTACGTACTGGAAATTATTCAGGACGTCTGGCTTACAATTTTACTGAATCTGAAGAAACCCAGGCTGCATACCTGGTCTTCTCAAATGATGGAATACCTCTTGAGCCCAGAATATCAAAAATAGGAGTATGGGTATATAACAGCAGCATTAATTCTAACTGGCTCCGCGCAGAAATTATTGATTCTTCTGGTAAAAAGCACCTGGTTAGCCTGTCTCAAAATATGGATTGGACAGGATGGAAATATGTAGAAGCTTCCTTGGATAATATTAATTCTCCTGCATTGCTTACAAGACTCTATATTGCAAAGGTACACCCTATTGCTGATTCTGGTAGCATTTTCTTTGACAACCTTAATCTTGTATACTCCATAACACCACAGACAGATTTCATTGAAATACCTGAGGATACAGTGTATATAGATGAAGATAATGTAAGTGAAATATATCAGGCAACCCCTGGTTCTTTCAGATTTTCAGTTTTCGGTCAATCACGGAATACCTGCAACCTGCTGGAAAACATACTTGTGGCCAGGTTAAATGAGAAAATCAATAAATACATTGATTATGGAGTCTTTGTAGGAAATTATTCGCAGGAAGCATCTCTCGCTATAGAAAAACCTCTTCTGCCATCAGGTTCCGGATATGCCTCCGTAGATATAGAAAGTACCAGATTCATCAGGCTGGATACCAGCAAAGGAGGTTTAAGAGCAACCGACCCGGAACAATGGTTCTGGCTTTATGACCAACTGGAAAGCTTTAATGGCAATAATATTATGATTTTCCTTGAGTCCTCTCCTAACTATTTTAATGATAATTTAGAAGCTGGTCTTTTTAAAGAAACCCTTACTGAATACAGGAAAAAAACTCTAAAGAATATATGGGTATTTTTTAAAGGACAAAAGAATGAAAGCTATATGGAAAGAGGTATAAAATATATATCTACAGCAGGATTTGATATTGAAGACCTTAAGCCTGACAATGCGGATCAGGTTAAGTATGTGCTTGTTACGGTAAAAGGCAACCGGGTTATATACGAGTTCAAGCCTATATTATGA
- a CDS encoding tRNA 2-thiocytidine biosynthesis protein TtcA, whose product MLLIKRVFGQVRRALQDYNMIQDGDRIAVGVSGGKDSLTLLVALRKLQEYYPKKFELEAVTLTMGLGEFDLSPVKELCQKIGINYTIEETLIGKIVFEARQEKNPCSLCANMRRGALNNVARKLNCNKVALAHNRDDVVETLLLSTLYEGRFHTFSPVTYLDRKGITVIRPLIYTEEKEIKEFVKIHGLQIVSNPCPANGRTKRQYVKNLLSEMFWENKSVKNNIFSAIKRSHIDEW is encoded by the coding sequence GTGTTGCTTATAAAAAGAGTTTTTGGACAGGTCAGAAGAGCTCTACAGGATTATAATATGATACAGGACGGAGACAGGATTGCAGTGGGTGTGTCAGGAGGTAAGGACAGCCTTACTCTTCTAGTTGCATTAAGAAAGCTTCAGGAGTATTATCCAAAAAAATTTGAATTGGAAGCAGTAACCCTTACTATGGGCTTAGGTGAATTTGACCTTTCCCCGGTAAAGGAATTATGCCAAAAAATAGGTATAAATTACACAATAGAGGAAACTCTTATTGGTAAAATAGTATTTGAAGCAAGACAGGAAAAGAACCCCTGTTCCCTTTGCGCCAATATGCGACGAGGAGCATTGAACAATGTTGCTAGAAAATTGAATTGCAATAAAGTAGCGCTTGCCCATAACAGGGATGATGTTGTGGAAACCTTGTTGCTGAGCACTTTATATGAAGGCCGTTTCCACACTTTTTCTCCTGTAACATATCTTGACCGCAAAGGTATTACCGTTATAAGGCCTTTAATATATACAGAGGAAAAGGAAATAAAGGAATTTGTTAAAATCCATGGCCTTCAGATAGTTTCCAATCCCTGTCCTGCCAATGGCAGAACCAAAAGGCAGTATGTCAAGAATCTTTTGTCAGAAATGTTCTGGGAGAACAAAAGCGTAAAAAACAATATATTTAGCGCAATAAAGCGTTCACATATTGATGAATGGTAA
- a CDS encoding HEAT repeat domain-containing protein yields MFIMKTEESKNGAIPLHTRLSGKLKSFFTLENLKSIFSPQKVKSFFNFKELIHKIKENKIAAVVISVLVLLIISLLIFVKPGSINRHINALGSGDIEKAKKAETELVKAGKRAVGPLMDAVKNSKPAVGLAAVKILAEIEDPRVDEFLREVVSNPKRDIDVRAAAAKTLAEEGGTQSIEFLVSVLTKEKDEAMAGKIGDILCGAGELSVNPLISAMKEYDVSENSPAGILIRIGESSVEPLIKVLSDGSTEAKKCAIFALGKIGDRRAIDPLIKSLQDNKDSGIRDVSFEALSVFGKEYISELFPLLKIEDEDIKVRAIKLFADLGNSEAIKPLFNVILEKDTHLHEEIFEAFSRLGDAGIGALIASFKIPDKDVKVGAAKKLIEIGEPAVNSLIFALKEEDYSIRWLSAATLCKLSHLPLVKRLVSEIDDDISEEDIEMASWAYPFYILMGVPGSDEIMVKALEKYGDEVMAEDFMNCGNKILADAAYKWAEDNGFEVEQKESTVGTLKWGSAQES; encoded by the coding sequence TTGTTTATTATGAAGACTGAAGAATCTAAAAACGGTGCCATTCCATTACATACCAGGTTGTCAGGGAAATTAAAAAGTTTTTTTACTCTGGAAAATTTAAAAAGTATTTTTTCTCCCCAAAAAGTAAAGTCTTTTTTTAATTTTAAGGAACTGATACATAAAATTAAAGAAAACAAAATTGCTGCTGTGGTAATTTCAGTTTTAGTACTTCTCATCATATCATTATTAATTTTTGTTAAACCTGGCAGCATTAACAGGCATATTAATGCACTTGGAAGCGGAGATATTGAAAAGGCAAAAAAGGCTGAAACTGAACTTGTAAAGGCCGGAAAACGTGCAGTGGGACCTTTAATGGATGCGGTAAAGAACAGTAAACCAGCTGTAGGATTAGCTGCCGTTAAAATATTGGCTGAAATTGAAGACCCCCGGGTTGATGAGTTTTTACGTGAGGTGGTCAGTAATCCTAAAAGAGATATAGATGTAAGGGCGGCAGCCGCAAAAACGTTAGCTGAGGAAGGGGGGACTCAGTCTATTGAGTTTCTGGTCTCAGTTTTGACCAAAGAAAAAGATGAGGCCATGGCCGGGAAAATAGGAGATATTCTATGCGGAGCAGGTGAATTATCTGTTAATCCGCTTATTTCGGCTATGAAAGAATATGATGTATCTGAGAATTCTCCTGCGGGAATTCTGATACGTATTGGAGAATCTTCGGTGGAACCATTGATAAAAGTACTTTCAGACGGAAGCACAGAGGCAAAGAAATGTGCAATTTTTGCATTAGGTAAAATTGGAGACAGGAGGGCAATAGACCCTTTAATAAAGTCACTACAAGATAATAAAGATTCCGGAATAAGGGATGTATCTTTTGAAGCACTTTCTGTTTTTGGCAAAGAATACATATCTGAGTTATTTCCATTGCTGAAAATTGAAGATGAAGATATTAAAGTAAGGGCTATAAAGCTTTTTGCAGACTTAGGCAATTCAGAGGCAATAAAACCTTTATTTAATGTTATTTTAGAAAAGGATACACATTTACATGAAGAAATCTTTGAAGCTTTTTCAAGGCTAGGTGATGCAGGAATCGGCGCGTTAATAGCATCCTTCAAAATTCCTGATAAAGATGTAAAAGTTGGAGCTGCAAAGAAGTTAATAGAAATTGGTGAACCGGCTGTAAACAGCTTGATTTTTGCTTTGAAAGAGGAGGACTATTCTATACGCTGGCTGTCTGCCGCAACCTTATGCAAATTAAGTCATCTGCCGTTAGTCAAAAGGCTTGTGAGTGAAATAGATGATGACATAAGTGAAGAAGATATTGAGATGGCTTCATGGGCTTATCCATTCTATATACTTATGGGAGTCCCGGGTTCAGATGAAATTATGGTAAAGGCTCTGGAAAAATACGGCGACGAGGTAATGGCTGAAGATTTTATGAACTGCGGCAATAAAATACTTGCGGATGCTGCTTACAAATGGGCTGAAGATAACGGCTTTGAAGTGGAACAGAAGGAAAGTACAGTAGGCACACTCAAGTGGGGTTCAGCCCAGGAATCATGA
- the fabZ gene encoding 3-hydroxyacyl-ACP dehydratase FabZ — translation MKNIDIQSIIPHRYPFLLVDKIIEIEPGKRAVGIKNVTINEPFFQGHFPGNPIMPGVLIVEALAQTACVAGLMLEENRGKLGVFTGIESMKFRRQVVPGDTLKLEAEFLVFKMGMGKVKVKATVEDQVAAEGEIKFALISTEK, via the coding sequence ATGAAAAATATTGATATTCAGAGCATAATACCTCACAGATATCCTTTCCTGCTGGTGGACAAGATAATTGAAATTGAACCTGGAAAAAGAGCGGTAGGAATAAAGAACGTTACAATTAACGAACCTTTCTTTCAGGGCCACTTTCCTGGAAATCCCATAATGCCCGGGGTGCTTATTGTAGAAGCATTGGCACAAACAGCCTGTGTAGCAGGGCTCATGCTCGAGGAAAACAGAGGTAAGCTTGGTGTGTTTACAGGTATTGAGTCCATGAAATTCAGAAGGCAGGTTGTACCTGGAGATACACTTAAACTTGAAGCTGAGTTTTTAGTCTTTAAGATGGGTATGGGTAAGGTTAAGGTAAAAGCTACAGTTGAGGATCAAGTTGCTGCAGAAGGAGAAATTAAGTTTGCATTGATAAGTACAGAGAAATAA